One uncultured Alphaproteobacteria bacterium genomic region harbors:
- the leuA gene encoding 2-isopropylmalate synthase (Evidence 2a : Function of homologous gene experimentally demonstrated in an other organism; PubMedId : 4570778, 6171647, 6195343, 9298646; Product type e : enzyme) — translation MSTDRIVAPGDNQRVVIFDTTLRDGEQSPGASMNLEEKLRVAEGLEAMGVDVIEAGFPIASVGDFEAVRAIAERSRSSVICGLSRATKGDIARCAEAIAPAPRKRIHTFISTSPLHMKYKLQLEPDAVLQRVVESVTYARSLVDDVEWSAEDGSRTEPDFLCRCVEAAIAAGASTINIPDTVGYAIPDEYAALIRMVMERVPNADKAIFSVHCHNDLGLAVANSLAAVRAGARQIECTVNGLGERAGNAAMEEIVMALKTRHDAMAYTTEIKTEHITKMSRMIAGITGFAIQPNKAVVGANAFAHESGIHQDGMLKHAGTYEIMTPESVGLSRSTLVLGKHSGRAAFRQKLTELGYGDLGDNAVNDAFARFKALADLKKEVFDEDIAAIVDDTAMRSHDRIKLSELDIRCGTTNRPPHARMTLEVDGITESRDATGDGPVDAVFKAIREMVPHDAVLELYQVSAVTKGTDAQAEVTVRLREDGKSVNGQGSDTDTLVASAKAYIHALNKLLVKREKTVPDGIAV, via the coding sequence ATGAGTACGGACCGAATCGTCGCCCCGGGCGACAACCAGCGCGTCGTCATCTTCGACACCACCTTGCGCGACGGCGAGCAGTCGCCGGGCGCTTCGATGAATCTCGAGGAGAAGCTCAGGGTCGCCGAGGGCCTGGAGGCGATGGGCGTGGACGTCATCGAGGCGGGCTTCCCGATCGCCTCGGTCGGCGATTTCGAGGCGGTGCGCGCGATCGCCGAACGCTCGCGCTCCAGTGTCATCTGCGGCCTGTCCCGCGCCACCAAGGGCGACATCGCCCGCTGCGCCGAGGCGATCGCGCCCGCACCGCGCAAGCGCATCCACACCTTCATCTCCACCAGTCCGCTGCACATGAAGTACAAGCTGCAGTTGGAGCCCGACGCGGTGCTCCAGCGCGTCGTCGAGAGCGTGACCTACGCGCGCTCGCTGGTGGACGACGTCGAGTGGTCGGCGGAGGACGGCTCGCGCACCGAGCCCGATTTCCTCTGCCGTTGCGTCGAGGCGGCGATCGCGGCGGGGGCGTCGACCATCAACATTCCCGACACCGTCGGCTACGCCATCCCCGACGAATACGCGGCGTTGATCCGCATGGTGATGGAGCGGGTGCCGAACGCCGACAAGGCGATCTTCTCGGTGCACTGCCACAACGACCTCGGCCTCGCGGTGGCGAACTCGCTCGCCGCGGTGCGCGCCGGCGCGCGGCAGATCGAGTGCACCGTCAACGGCCTCGGCGAGCGCGCGGGCAACGCGGCGATGGAGGAGATCGTGATGGCGCTGAAGACGCGCCACGACGCGATGGCCTACACCACCGAGATCAAGACCGAGCACATCACCAAGATGTCGCGGATGATCGCCGGCATCACCGGCTTCGCGATCCAGCCCAACAAGGCGGTGGTGGGGGCGAACGCGTTCGCCCACGAATCCGGCATCCACCAGGACGGCATGCTCAAGCACGCCGGCACCTACGAGATCATGACCCCCGAATCGGTGGGGCTCTCACGCTCGACGCTGGTGCTCGGCAAGCACTCGGGGCGCGCCGCGTTCCGTCAGAAGCTCACCGAGCTGGGCTACGGCGACCTCGGCGACAACGCGGTGAACGACGCGTTCGCGCGCTTCAAGGCCCTGGCCGATCTCAAGAAGGAGGTGTTCGACGAAGACATCGCCGCGATCGTCGACGACACCGCGATGCGCAGCCACGACCGCATCAAGCTGTCGGAGCTCGACATCCGCTGCGGCACCACCAACCGCCCGCCGCACGCGCGGATGACGCTGGAGGTCGACGGCATTACCGAGTCGCGCGACGCCACCGGCGACGGCCCGGTGGACGCGGTGTTCAAGGCGATTCGCGAGATGGTGCCGCACGATGCGGTGCTGGAGCTGTATCAGGTTTCGGCGGTGACCAAGGGCACCGACGCCCAGGCGGAGGTGACGGTGCGCCTGCGCGAGGACGGCAAGTCGGTGAACGGCCAGGGATCCGACACCGATACCCTGGTGGCGTCCGCCAAGGCATACATCCACGCGTTGAACAAGCTTCTGGTCAAGCGCGAGAAAACGGTTCCTGACGGAATTGCGGTGTGA
- the ilvH gene encoding acetolactate synthase III, thiamin-dependent, small subunit (Evidence 2a : Function of homologous gene experimentally demonstrated in an other organism; PubMedId : 1851954, 2198273, 6308579; Product type e : enzyme), whose translation MRGDTVTAIETSESHTIAVLVDNEAGVLGRVIGLFSGRGYNIESLTVSEVDHREKLSRINIVTTGTPMVIEQIKAQLGRLVPIHRVRDLTAEGPSVQRELALVKVASTGERRVESLRIADIFRARVVDSTNESFVFEIVGKTGKLDAFIRLMEPLGLIDVSRTGVAAISRGVESL comes from the coding sequence ATGAGGGGGGATACCGTGACTGCCATCGAAACGAGCGAAAGCCATACCATCGCGGTTCTGGTCGACAACGAGGCGGGCGTGCTCGGCCGCGTCATCGGTCTGTTCTCCGGGCGCGGCTACAATATCGAAAGCCTCACCGTCTCCGAGGTCGACCATCGCGAAAAGCTGTCGCGCATCAACATCGTCACCACCGGCACGCCGATGGTGATCGAGCAGATCAAGGCCCAGCTCGGCCGTCTCGTGCCGATCCACCGGGTGCGCGACCTCACCGCCGAGGGACCCTCGGTGCAGCGCGAGCTTGCGCTCGTCAAGGTCGCCTCCACCGGCGAACGCCGCGTCGAATCGCTGCGCATCGCCGATATCTTCCGCGCCCGCGTGGTCGATTCCACCAACGAATCCTTCGTCTTCGAGATCGTCGGCAAGACCGGCAAGCTCGATGCCTTCATCCGCCTGATGGAGCCCCTCGGGCTGATCGACGTGTCGCGCACCGGCGTGGCGGCGATTTCCCGCGGGGTCGAATCCCTCTGA
- the mreB gene encoding cell wall structural complex MreBCD, actin-like component MreB (Evidence 2a : Function of homologous gene experimentally demonstrated in an other organism; PubMedId : 14517265, 14573351, 15016371, 2687239, 3049542, 9298646; Product type s : structure), producing the protein MFSRLTGWLSSDIAIDLGTANTLVYVKGKGVVLNEPSVVAIAEERGRTHVLAVGEEAKLMLGRTPGSIQAIRPLRDGVIADFQVAEEMIKHFIRKVHNRRSFASPMVVICVPSGSTAVERRAIQESAEAAGARSVMLIEEPMAAAIGAGLPVTEPTGSMVVDIGGGTTEVAVLSLGGIVYARSVRVGGDKMDEAIIGYIRRNHNLLVGESSAERIKKEIGSACPPEDGEGRTMEIKGRDLMNGVPKEIVLSERQIAESLAEPVSQIIDAVKVALEHTAPELAADIVDKGIVLTGGGALLSNLDFVLRHATGLPVSIADDPLTCVAIGTGRALDNPKTFRNVLSRMY; encoded by the coding sequence ATGTTTTCCAGACTGACGGGATGGCTGTCGAGCGACATCGCCATTGATCTGGGCACGGCCAACACTCTGGTCTACGTGAAGGGCAAGGGCGTCGTTCTGAACGAGCCGTCGGTGGTGGCGATCGCCGAGGAGCGCGGCCGCACCCACGTGCTCGCGGTCGGCGAGGAGGCGAAGCTGATGCTCGGCCGCACGCCCGGCTCGATCCAGGCGATCCGGCCGCTGCGCGACGGCGTGATCGCCGATTTCCAGGTCGCGGAAGAAATGATCAAGCATTTCATCCGCAAGGTTCACAACCGCCGCAGCTTCGCCTCGCCGATGGTGGTGATCTGCGTGCCGTCCGGCTCCACCGCGGTGGAGCGCCGCGCGATTCAGGAATCCGCCGAGGCGGCGGGCGCGCGCAGCGTGATGCTGATCGAGGAGCCGATGGCGGCGGCGATCGGCGCCGGGCTGCCGGTGACCGAACCGACCGGCTCGATGGTGGTCGACATCGGCGGCGGCACGACGGAAGTGGCGGTGCTCTCGCTCGGCGGCATCGTCTACGCCCGTTCGGTCCGCGTCGGCGGCGACAAGATGGACGAGGCGATCATCGGCTACATCCGCCGCAACCACAATCTCCTGGTCGGCGAGAGCTCGGCGGAGCGGATCAAGAAGGAGATCGGCTCGGCGTGCCCGCCCGAGGACGGCGAGGGCCGCACCATGGAGATCAAGGGCCGCGACCTGATGAACGGCGTGCCGAAGGAGATCGTCCTCTCCGAGCGGCAGATCGCCGAGAGCCTCGCCGAACCGGTGAGCCAGATCATCGACGCGGTCAAGGTCGCGCTCGAACACACCGCGCCCGAGCTGGCCGCCGACATCGTCGACAAGGGCATCGTCCTGACCGGCGGCGGCGCGCTGCTGTCGAACCTCGATTTCGTGCTGCGCCACGCCACCGGCCTGCCGGTGTCGATCGCCGACGATCCGCTCACCTGCGTCGCTATCGGCACCGGGCGGGCGCTCGACAATCCGAAGACCTTCCGCAACGTGCTGTCGCGGATGTATTGA
- the ilvI gene encoding acetolactate synthase III, large subunit (Evidence 2a : Function of homologous gene experimentally demonstrated in an other organism; PubMedId : 3891724, 6308579, 9298646; Product type e : enzyme), with translation MLQQRMTGAEIVLKALVDQGVEVVFGYPGGAVLPLYDALFKQNRIRHVLTRHEQAAVHAAEGYARSTGKVGVVLVTSGPGATNAVTGLLDALLDSVPLVCLSGQVPTQLIGTDAFQEADTTGITRPCTKHNYLVKDVETLAGVMHEAFHVARTGRPGPVVVDLPKNVQVSEGAYVQAEQVRHKSYRPPVKGDAAQIEKAVALMASAKRPVFYCGGGVINSGPAACAALAELVRDTGYPITLTLQGLGAFPASDRQFLGMLGMHGTYEANLAMHGCDVMVAIGARFDDRVTGRIDGFAPNAQIVHVDVDAASINKNVRADIAIVGDAGSVIADMHAAWRKHDYRPDAEALTLWWRQIDTWRARKCLAYAASDAVIKPQYAIERLYALAKGHDAYFTTEVGQHQMWAAQFARFDSPLHWMTSGGLGTMGYGFPASLGVQIAHPESLVVCIAGEASFMMNMQEIATAVQYGLAAKVFILNNSYMGMVRQWQELLHGSRYSESRTEALPDIVKLADAFGATGLVVEKPADLDATILKMIETPGPVLVDVRVDPDENCFPMIPSGATHDNMLLGELVGGRGPAVTEAGKGLV, from the coding sequence ATGTTGCAGCAGCGCATGACCGGAGCGGAGATTGTCCTCAAGGCCCTGGTGGACCAGGGCGTAGAGGTCGTGTTCGGCTATCCGGGCGGCGCCGTACTTCCGCTCTACGACGCGCTGTTCAAGCAGAACCGGATCCGCCACGTGCTGACCCGCCACGAGCAGGCGGCGGTGCATGCCGCCGAGGGCTACGCGCGTTCCACCGGCAAGGTCGGCGTGGTGCTCGTCACCTCCGGCCCCGGCGCGACCAACGCGGTCACCGGCCTGCTCGACGCGCTCCTCGATTCGGTGCCGCTGGTGTGCCTGTCGGGGCAGGTGCCGACGCAGCTGATCGGCACCGACGCCTTCCAGGAGGCGGACACCACCGGCATCACCCGGCCGTGCACCAAGCACAACTATCTGGTCAAGGACGTCGAGACCCTCGCGGGGGTGATGCACGAGGCGTTCCACGTCGCCCGCACCGGCCGCCCCGGCCCGGTGGTGGTCGACCTGCCGAAGAACGTTCAGGTCTCGGAAGGCGCCTACGTGCAGGCCGAGCAGGTGCGCCACAAGTCCTATCGTCCGCCGGTCAAGGGCGACGCCGCGCAGATCGAGAAGGCGGTGGCGCTGATGGCCTCGGCGAAGCGTCCGGTGTTCTATTGCGGCGGCGGGGTGATCAACTCCGGCCCGGCGGCGTGCGCCGCGCTCGCCGAGCTGGTGCGCGACACCGGCTATCCGATCACCCTGACCCTCCAGGGCCTCGGCGCGTTCCCGGCCTCCGACCGGCAGTTCCTCGGCATGCTCGGGATGCACGGCACCTACGAGGCCAACCTCGCGATGCACGGCTGCGACGTGATGGTGGCGATCGGCGCGCGCTTCGACGACCGCGTCACCGGCCGCATCGACGGCTTCGCGCCGAACGCGCAGATCGTCCACGTCGACGTCGACGCCGCCTCGATCAACAAGAACGTGCGCGCCGACATCGCGATCGTCGGCGACGCCGGATCGGTGATCGCCGACATGCACGCCGCGTGGCGCAAGCACGACTATCGTCCCGACGCCGAGGCGCTGACCCTGTGGTGGCGGCAGATCGACACCTGGCGGGCGCGCAAGTGCCTCGCCTACGCGGCCTCCGACGCGGTGATCAAGCCGCAGTACGCGATCGAGCGGCTGTACGCGCTCGCCAAGGGGCACGACGCCTACTTCACCACCGAGGTCGGCCAGCATCAGATGTGGGCGGCGCAGTTCGCGCGCTTCGATTCGCCGCTGCACTGGATGACCTCGGGCGGCCTCGGCACCATGGGCTACGGCTTCCCGGCGTCGCTGGGGGTGCAGATCGCGCATCCGGAAAGCCTGGTGGTGTGCATCGCGGGCGAGGCGTCGTTCATGATGAACATGCAGGAGATCGCCACCGCGGTGCAGTACGGTCTCGCCGCCAAGGTGTTCATTCTCAACAACAGCTACATGGGCATGGTGCGCCAGTGGCAGGAACTGCTGCACGGCTCGCGCTATTCCGAGAGCCGCACCGAGGCGCTGCCCGACATCGTCAAGCTCGCCGACGCCTTCGGCGCGACCGGGCTGGTGGTCGAGAAGCCCGCCGACCTCGACGCGACGATCCTCAAGATGATCGAGACCCCCGGACCGGTGCTGGTGGACGTGCGCGTCGACCCGGACGAGAATTGCTTCCCGATGATCCCCTCGGGCGCGACCCACGACAACATGCTCCTCGGCGAGCTGGTCGGCGGCCGTGGCCCGGCGGTGACCGAGGCGGGCAAGGGGCTGGTGTGA
- a CDS encoding Transcriptional regulator, LysR family translates to MELRHLRYFLAVAEEKNFTRAAARIGIGQPPLSHQIQDLERELGVMLFHRVPHGAELTEAGQAFLPRAQSALVQADQARVAAQRASRGETGHIRIGFTGAGAFNPAVPAVIRGFRRAYPEVVVDLEERNTGHLVEGLRDNGLDGAFIRPGPEDLSDLRLMDFTNEPMMIALPESHPRAGEARLPLTALAREPLILFPREISIGLYDEVLSCCRAAGFEPVLGQQAPQFASAVNLVAAEIGVSVVPRSFARIRVEGVAYIEIADIAPAARLAFAHHRGSRSVTLRNFSALVLGAILNPAPTKNGRRIPSGRS, encoded by the coding sequence ATGGAGCTCCGCCACCTGCGCTATTTCCTCGCCGTCGCCGAAGAGAAAAACTTCACCCGCGCCGCCGCCCGCATCGGCATCGGCCAGCCGCCCCTCAGCCATCAGATCCAGGACCTGGAGCGCGAGCTCGGGGTGATGCTGTTCCATCGCGTCCCCCACGGCGCCGAACTCACCGAGGCGGGACAGGCGTTCCTGCCGCGCGCGCAGAGCGCCCTCGTCCAGGCGGACCAGGCGCGCGTCGCCGCGCAACGGGCGAGCCGCGGCGAAACCGGGCACATCCGCATCGGCTTCACCGGCGCCGGAGCGTTCAACCCCGCCGTGCCCGCGGTGATCCGCGGGTTCCGCCGCGCCTATCCCGAGGTCGTCGTCGACCTCGAGGAGCGCAACACCGGCCACCTCGTCGAAGGACTGCGCGACAACGGCCTCGACGGCGCGTTCATCCGCCCCGGCCCGGAGGATCTCTCCGACCTGCGACTGATGGATTTCACCAACGAACCGATGATGATCGCGCTGCCGGAAAGCCATCCCCGCGCCGGTGAGGCGAGATTGCCGCTCACCGCGCTCGCGCGCGAACCGCTGATCCTGTTCCCCCGCGAGATCAGTATCGGCCTCTACGACGAAGTGCTGTCGTGCTGCCGCGCGGCCGGGTTCGAGCCGGTGTTGGGCCAGCAGGCGCCGCAATTCGCCTCGGCGGTCAACCTCGTGGCGGCGGAGATCGGCGTTTCGGTGGTACCGCGCTCGTTCGCGCGCATCCGCGTCGAGGGCGTGGCCTACATCGAAATCGCGGACATCGCGCCGGCCGCGCGTCTGGCCTTCGCCCACCACCGCGGCAGCCGGTCGGTGACGCTGCGCAATTTCTCCGCCCTCGTTCTGGGGGCGATCCTCAACCCCGCCCCGACGAAAAACGGCCGGAGGATCCCCTCCGGCCGTTCGTGA
- a CDS encoding Phosphoserine phosphatase, with translation MSSVLTLIAAPAVAVPGPGSLGRFPEGVPLAAAAVDAARAALDALGADTASPAWLAAPGAAGSACDLAFEGLVPDQAEAAARAALDPLYPTGGLDVIAQSAEGRKKSVLVADMDSTIVTAETLDELAAFAGIKDHIAAITARAMNGELDFKSALRERVGLLKGLPASAIAATLADIRYTPGGRAVVRTMRAHGAVTVLISGGFLPFARPVGAHCGFDRVFANDLLFDGDTLSGRVAEPILDRNAKLETLIATAAETGVPMGATLAVGDGANDLPMIQAAGLGVAFHGKPTVVAGARAALNWGDLTGLLFAQGYHRDAFVCD, from the coding sequence ATGAGCTCCGTCCTCACCCTGATCGCCGCGCCCGCCGTCGCCGTTCCCGGCCCCGGCTCGCTCGGCCGCTTCCCCGAAGGCGTGCCGCTCGCCGCCGCCGCCGTCGACGCCGCGCGCGCCGCCCTCGATGCCCTCGGCGCCGACACCGCCAGCCCCGCATGGCTCGCCGCGCCCGGCGCTGCGGGCTCCGCCTGCGACCTCGCGTTCGAGGGCCTCGTCCCCGATCAGGCCGAGGCCGCGGCGCGCGCCGCCCTCGACCCGCTCTACCCGACCGGCGGCCTCGACGTCATCGCCCAATCCGCCGAAGGACGCAAGAAATCGGTGCTGGTGGCGGACATGGACAGCACCATCGTCACCGCCGAAACCCTCGACGAGCTCGCCGCCTTCGCCGGCATCAAGGACCACATCGCCGCGATCACCGCGCGCGCGATGAACGGCGAACTCGATTTCAAATCCGCCCTGCGCGAGCGCGTCGGCCTGCTCAAGGGCCTGCCCGCGTCCGCCATCGCCGCAACCCTGGCGGACATCCGCTACACCCCCGGCGGCCGCGCGGTGGTGCGGACGATGCGCGCCCACGGCGCGGTCACGGTGCTGATTTCCGGCGGCTTCCTGCCGTTCGCGCGCCCGGTGGGGGCGCACTGCGGCTTCGATCGGGTGTTCGCCAACGACCTGCTGTTCGACGGCGACACCCTCTCGGGGCGGGTCGCCGAGCCGATTCTCGACCGCAACGCCAAGCTCGAAACCCTCATCGCCACCGCCGCCGAAACCGGCGTGCCGATGGGCGCCACGCTCGCCGTCGGCGACGGCGCCAACGATCTGCCGATGATTCAGGCGGCAGGGCTCGGCGTCGCCTTCCACGGCAAGCCGACGGTGGTGGCGGGCGCGCGCGCGGCGCTCAACTGGGGCGACCTCACCGGCCTGCTCTTCGCCCAGGGCTACCATCGCGACGCGTTCGTTTGCGACTGA
- the ilvC gene encoding acetohydroxy acid isomeroreductase and 2-dehydropantoate 2-reductase (Evidence 2a : Function of homologous gene experimentally demonstrated in an other organism; Product type e : enzyme) has protein sequence MRVYYDSDANVDLIKSKKVAVIGYGSQGHAHSLNLKDSGVAQVCVGLRPGSASAKKAEAAGLKVMTPADAAKWADVVMMLTPDELQAKIYAEDLRDNLKQGAALFFAHGLNVHFNLIEPRADLDVIMVAPKGPGHTVRGEYLRGAGVPCLVAVAQDASGNAMDLGLSYASAIGGGRSGIIETTFRQECETDLFGEQAVLCGGLTHLIRAGFETLVEAGYEPEMAYFECMHEVKLIVDLMYEGGMANMRYSISNTAEYGDYVSGPRVIGPDVKARMKEVLDDIQSGKFVRDWMTECAVGQPQFKATRRLWAEHPIEEVGQKLRDMMPWIAKNKLVDKSKN, from the coding sequence ATGCGCGTCTACTACGATAGCGATGCCAACGTCGACCTGATCAAATCCAAGAAGGTCGCGGTGATCGGCTACGGCAGCCAGGGTCACGCCCACTCGCTCAACCTCAAGGATTCCGGCGTCGCCCAGGTGTGCGTCGGCCTGCGCCCGGGCTCGGCCTCGGCGAAGAAGGCGGAGGCCGCCGGCCTCAAGGTGATGACCCCGGCCGACGCGGCGAAGTGGGCCGACGTGGTGATGATGCTCACCCCCGACGAACTGCAGGCGAAGATCTACGCCGAGGACCTGCGCGACAACCTCAAGCAGGGTGCGGCGCTGTTCTTCGCCCACGGCCTCAACGTCCACTTCAACCTGATCGAGCCGCGCGCCGACCTCGACGTGATCATGGTCGCGCCGAAGGGTCCGGGCCACACCGTGCGCGGCGAATACCTGCGCGGCGCGGGCGTGCCCTGCCTCGTCGCGGTGGCGCAGGATGCCTCCGGCAACGCCATGGATCTCGGCCTCTCCTACGCCTCGGCGATCGGCGGCGGGCGTTCCGGCATCATCGAGACCACCTTCCGCCAGGAGTGCGAGACCGATCTGTTCGGCGAGCAGGCGGTGTTGTGCGGCGGCCTCACCCACCTCATCCGCGCGGGCTTCGAGACCCTCGTCGAGGCGGGCTACGAGCCGGAAATGGCCTACTTCGAGTGCATGCACGAAGTGAAGCTGATCGTCGACCTGATGTACGAGGGCGGCATGGCCAACATGCGCTACTCGATCTCCAACACCGCGGAATACGGCGACTACGTTTCCGGTCCGCGGGTGATCGGGCCCGACGTCAAGGCGCGGATGAAGGAGGTCCTCGACGACATCCAGTCCGGCAAGTTCGTGCGCGACTGGATGACCGAGTGCGCCGTCGGCCAGCCGCAGTTCAAGGCCACCCGTCGCCTCTGGGCCGAGCACCCGATCGAGGAAGTCGGCCAGAAGCTGCGCGACATGATGCCCTGGATCGCCAAGAACAAGCTCGTCGACAAGAGCAAGAACTGA
- the msrB gene encoding Peptide methionine sulfoxide reductase MsrB codes for MSDFSDLPPDRRRILEFCGTEAPFSSPLLDEHRAGRFVCAACGAPLFGSDAKFDSGSGWPSFSDVIAQGAVVSRTDASHGMTRTEILCARCGGHLGHVFPDGPAPTGLRYCINGLALQFEEDAG; via the coding sequence ATGTCCGACTTCTCCGACCTGCCGCCGGACCGCCGCCGGATTCTCGAATTCTGCGGCACCGAGGCGCCGTTCTCCAGCCCGCTGCTCGACGAGCACCGCGCCGGACGGTTCGTCTGCGCCGCCTGCGGCGCTCCGCTGTTCGGCTCCGACGCCAAGTTCGATTCCGGCAGCGGCTGGCCGTCGTTCTCCGACGTCATCGCCCAGGGCGCGGTGGTCAGCCGCACCGACGCCAGCCACGGCATGACCCGTACCGAAATCCTCTGCGCCCGCTGCGGCGGCCACCTCGGCCACGTCTTCCCCGACGGCCCCGCGCCCACCGGTCTGCGCTATTGCATCAACGGCCTCGCGCTGCAGTTCGAGGAAGACGCGGGATAA
- the miaA gene encoding tRNA dimethylallyltransferase: protein MVVAGPTASGKSALAVALARALDGEVVNADSMQVYRDLSILTARPDADEMAGVPHHLYGLLAADETCAAGLWLEWMHALLPEIWARGRVAVVTGGTGLYIRALIDGLAPVPEVTAGVRAAVSADYDRDPAAFAAALAAVDPVSAAAIPPANRQRMIRAAEVFRATGRPISAWQAEPHRGGLAAPPAVVAIEPERAWLYDRCDRRFDRMLETGAWEQVRAAMAAGLAPDAPLARGVGARALMAALAGELPEAEAVARAKRETRNYAKRQSTWFRRQLDADLVLRPPADALDSPRIAEKVAEILKLRRHGGCKSSAPRPADG from the coding sequence GTGGTGGTGGCCGGGCCGACCGCGTCGGGCAAGTCCGCGCTGGCGGTGGCGCTGGCGCGGGCGCTGGACGGCGAGGTGGTCAACGCCGACAGCATGCAGGTTTATCGCGATTTGTCCATCCTCACCGCGCGGCCGGACGCCGACGAGATGGCGGGGGTGCCGCATCATCTGTACGGCCTGCTGGCGGCGGACGAAACCTGCGCAGCCGGGCTGTGGCTGGAATGGATGCATGCGTTGCTGCCGGAGATTTGGGCGCGCGGCCGGGTGGCGGTGGTGACCGGCGGCACCGGGCTCTACATCCGCGCCCTGATCGACGGCCTCGCGCCGGTGCCGGAGGTGACGGCCGGGGTGCGCGCGGCGGTCTCCGCCGACTACGACCGCGACCCGGCGGCGTTCGCGGCGGCGCTCGCGGCGGTCGATCCGGTGTCGGCGGCGGCGATCCCGCCCGCCAACCGCCAGCGGATGATCCGCGCCGCCGAGGTGTTCCGCGCCACCGGGCGGCCGATTTCGGCGTGGCAGGCGGAACCGCACCGCGGCGGCCTCGCCGCGCCTCCGGCGGTGGTGGCGATCGAACCCGAGCGGGCGTGGCTCTACGACCGCTGCGACCGCCGCTTCGACCGGATGCTGGAAACCGGCGCGTGGGAGCAGGTGCGCGCGGCGATGGCGGCGGGGCTGGCGCCGGACGCCCCGCTCGCGCGCGGCGTCGGCGCGCGGGCGCTGATGGCGGCGCTGGCGGGCGAGTTGCCCGAGGCCGAGGCGGTGGCGCGGGCGAAGCGCGAAACCCGCAACTACGCCAAGCGCCAGTCCACCTGGTTCCGCCGCCAGCTCGACGCCGATCTGGTGCTGCGGCCGCCCGCAGACGCCCTCGATTCGCCGCGAATCGCCGAAAAAGTGGCGGAAATCCTGAAGCTCCGCCGCCACGGCGGGTGCAAGAGTTCCGCGCCGCGCCCGGCCGACGGGTAA